The following proteins are co-located in the Acinetobacter sp. NCu2D-2 genome:
- the rimO gene encoding 30S ribosomal protein S12 methylthiotransferase RimO has protein sequence MKSPKVGFVSLGCPKALVDSERILTQLKTEGYDVASDYDGADLVVVNTCGFIESAVQESLDAIGEAMSANGRVIVTGCLGKDENKIREMHPNVLKVTGAAAYEEVMDAVHEYVPEPPKHNPFIDLVPEQGIRLTPKHYAYLKISEGCNHRCTFCIIPSMRGDLVSRPVGSVLEEAAALKRSGVKEVLVISQDTSAYGVDTKYKLDFWNGQPVKTKFYDMCEALGQLGIWVRLHYVYPYPHVDAVIDLMAQGKILPYLDIPFQHASPKILKLMKRPAHSENTLERLKLWREKCPELVIRSTFVVGFPGETEEDFQMLLDWLKEAQLDRVGCFTYSPVEGATANDLPDHVPEEIKQERYERFMQVQQEISAAKLQKRIGQTMMVLVDDLEDEFPVAVARSYADAPEIDGNVFVEDIDKSLIKSGDLLEVEITDADEYDLYAKLISIKSA, from the coding sequence ATGAAGTCCCCCAAAGTCGGTTTTGTTTCTTTAGGTTGTCCTAAGGCATTGGTAGATTCTGAACGAATTTTAACTCAGTTAAAGACTGAAGGTTATGATGTCGCATCGGATTACGACGGTGCTGATTTAGTAGTAGTAAACACCTGTGGTTTTATTGAATCTGCAGTACAAGAGTCTCTAGACGCCATTGGTGAAGCAATGAGCGCGAATGGTCGCGTGATTGTGACAGGTTGTCTAGGTAAAGACGAAAATAAAATTCGTGAAATGCACCCGAACGTCCTGAAAGTGACTGGTGCAGCAGCATACGAAGAAGTAATGGATGCGGTTCATGAATATGTCCCTGAACCGCCAAAACACAATCCATTTATTGATTTAGTTCCAGAGCAAGGGATCCGTCTGACCCCTAAACACTATGCTTATTTGAAAATATCAGAAGGCTGTAACCATCGTTGCACATTCTGCATTATTCCAAGTATGCGCGGTGATTTGGTGTCTCGTCCAGTTGGTTCTGTACTTGAAGAAGCAGCAGCACTTAAACGCTCAGGCGTGAAAGAAGTGTTGGTGATTTCTCAAGATACATCAGCTTATGGTGTAGATACTAAATACAAATTAGATTTCTGGAACGGTCAGCCAGTTAAAACTAAGTTTTATGACATGTGCGAAGCATTGGGTCAGTTGGGAATTTGGGTGCGTTTGCACTACGTTTATCCATATCCACATGTGGACGCAGTAATTGACTTAATGGCACAAGGCAAAATCTTGCCGTATTTAGACATTCCATTCCAACATGCAAGTCCTAAAATCTTGAAGTTGATGAAACGTCCTGCACACAGTGAAAATACGCTTGAGCGTTTGAAATTGTGGCGTGAAAAATGTCCTGAACTCGTGATTCGTTCTACATTTGTAGTGGGCTTCCCAGGTGAAACTGAAGAAGACTTCCAAATGTTACTTGATTGGTTAAAAGAAGCTCAGCTTGATCGCGTGGGTTGCTTTACGTATTCACCTGTCGAAGGTGCTACAGCGAATGACTTGCCAGATCATGTGCCTGAAGAAATCAAACAAGAACGTTATGAACGCTTCATGCAAGTTCAACAAGAGATTTCAGCAGCTAAATTGCAAAAACGTATTGGTCAAACCATGATGGTATTGGTTGATGACTTGGAAGATGAATTCCCAGTTGCAGTTGCACGTTCATACGCAGATGCGCCTGAAATTGATGGTAATGTCTTTGTAGAAGACATCGATAAATCGCTCATCAAATCGGGTGACTTGCTTGAAGTCGAAATTACCGATGCAGATGAATACGATCTGTATGCAAAACTGATTTCAATCAAGTCTGCTTAA
- the prmA gene encoding 50S ribosomal protein L11 methyltransferase: MKWLQIHITVDQAQVEFTETLLESLGAVSVTLDDAENQDLLEPLPGETPLWNKVIVTGIYAQEDGEEIDVNALETFIRAQMPEAPLRYEFIEDQEWERTWMDAYESIKISEKFWIVPEWMQAPEADAVNIKLDPGLAFGTGDHASTFLCLQWLGKTDVKDKIVIDYGCGSGILAVAALLLGAKKAYATDIDPQAVLATKQNAELNGVADRLFVGLPEEFNEALGDTKAEVFVANILAGPLMMLAPEFATLVKPEAEFALAGVIEEQVDDVSGIYSNYFDILEVEKRDEYWCRISGKRHKN; encoded by the coding sequence GTGAAGTGGTTACAAATTCATATTACTGTTGATCAAGCTCAAGTTGAGTTTACTGAAACATTGCTCGAATCTTTAGGTGCTGTCAGCGTTACCTTAGATGATGCGGAAAATCAGGACCTACTTGAACCATTACCAGGTGAAACTCCACTTTGGAATAAAGTTATCGTGACAGGGATCTACGCACAAGAAGATGGCGAAGAGATCGATGTTAACGCTTTAGAGACCTTTATTCGTGCACAAATGCCTGAAGCGCCACTACGTTACGAGTTCATTGAAGACCAGGAATGGGAACGTACATGGATGGATGCTTACGAGTCAATTAAAATCTCGGAAAAATTCTGGATTGTGCCGGAATGGATGCAAGCACCTGAAGCAGATGCAGTCAACATTAAGCTCGATCCAGGTTTGGCGTTTGGTACAGGTGATCATGCTTCAACATTCTTATGCTTACAATGGTTAGGTAAAACAGATGTTAAAGACAAAATCGTGATCGATTATGGTTGTGGTTCAGGCATTTTAGCTGTCGCTGCCTTACTACTTGGCGCGAAAAAAGCGTATGCAACAGATATCGACCCACAAGCTGTACTCGCTACAAAACAAAATGCGGAACTGAATGGTGTTGCAGATCGTCTATTTGTTGGTCTACCAGAAGAATTCAATGAAGCGCTTGGTGATACCAAAGCAGAGGTTTTTGTGGCAAATATCCTCGCGGGTCCACTGATGATGCTTGCACCTGAGTTCGCAACTTTGGTAAAACCTGAGGCAGAGTTCGCACTTGCTGGTGTAATCGAAGAACAAGTGGATGATGTTTCTGGTATTTATTCAAATTACTTTGATATATTAGAAGTAGAAAAACGTGACGAATATTGGTGCCGTATTTCAGGTAAGCGCCATAAAAACTAA
- a CDS encoding bile acid:sodium symporter family protein: protein MDSGIITILLPLALAIIMVGLGLELTPKDFARVTKHPKAVLVALFCQLVLLVGIAFIICKVFVLPPLLAVGLMLLAASPGGSTANLFSYLFKGDLALNITLTAINSVIAALTLPLIVNFSIAHFMQGDQQISLQFGKILQVFGIIIIPVCIGMVIRHYAPLLTEKLNKPLRIFAVTFLILIIIGAIVSERANIMTYLTQVGFATALFCILSLSIGYFVPRLMRINSQQARACAFEIGIHNSTLAMTIALTVLANSTVAMPAAVYSIFMYIFAALFGVLLNKISPIKDVNALNNVHTASEIK, encoded by the coding sequence ATGGATTCTGGCATTATTACGATTTTACTCCCTTTAGCGCTTGCCATTATTATGGTAGGGCTTGGGCTTGAACTTACCCCTAAAGATTTTGCACGTGTTACCAAACATCCAAAAGCTGTTTTAGTCGCACTGTTTTGCCAATTGGTTTTACTCGTAGGTATTGCCTTTATTATCTGTAAAGTTTTTGTATTACCACCGCTTCTTGCAGTCGGTTTGATGTTACTTGCTGCTTCACCCGGTGGAAGCACCGCGAACCTGTTTAGTTATCTATTTAAAGGCGACTTAGCTCTAAATATTACTTTAACTGCCATTAATTCTGTAATTGCAGCTCTGACTTTACCTTTAATTGTGAATTTTTCTATTGCCCACTTTATGCAAGGAGATCAGCAGATCAGCTTGCAATTTGGCAAAATTCTACAAGTCTTTGGCATCATTATTATCCCTGTGTGCATTGGTATGGTGATTCGTCACTATGCGCCCTTACTGACTGAAAAGCTCAATAAACCACTTCGTATATTTGCAGTAACTTTTTTAATCTTAATCATCATCGGGGCGATTGTCAGTGAACGTGCCAACATCATGACTTATCTGACCCAAGTTGGTTTTGCTACAGCATTATTCTGTATTTTAAGTCTGAGTATTGGTTATTTTGTACCGCGTTTAATGAGGATCAATTCACAACAAGCACGTGCCTGTGCTTTTGAGATAGGAATTCACAACAGCACATTAGCCATGACAATTGCCCTTACAGTCCTTGCAAATTCAACCGTGGCTATGCCTGCAGCGGTTTACTCGATCTTTATGTATATTTTTGCAGCTTTATTTGGTGTTTTATTAAATAAAATCTCACCAATAAAAGATGTAAACGCGCTGAATAATGTCCATACTGCATCAGAAATAAAATAA
- the mnmG gene encoding tRNA uridine-5-carboxymethylaminomethyl(34) synthesis enzyme MnmG — protein MHYPKVYDVIVIGGGHAGTEAALAAARMGRQTLLLTHNIETLGQMSCNPAIGGIGKSHLVREIDALGGAMALAADKGGIQFRILNSRKGAAVRATRAQADRIRYKAAIRDTLENQANLDIFQQAADDLIVEGDTVKGVVTQMGIRFDAKTVVLTTGTFLGGVIHVGLEKSSGGRAGDPPSISLAARLRELNLPVGRLKTGTPPRIDARSVDFSVMTPQPGDFPSPTMSFMGDASMHPEQINCYITHTNERTHEIIRGGLDRSPMYTGKIEGVGPRYCPSIEDKIHKFADKDSHQVFLEPEGLDTHELYPNGISTSLPFDVQFELVRSIRGMENAHILRPGYAIEYDYFNPQALKFSLETKAINNLYFAGQINGTTGYEEAGAQGLLAGLNAARRAWDQEQWTPKRDEAYMGVLVDDLITLGTKEPYRMFTSRAEYRLMLREDNADQRLTAIGREMGLVDDERWASFCEKMEAIEAEKGRLQHLWAAPNNPMGKKFIEMTGADLSKECSAIDLLKRPNINFAQIAELTDSKVSAFVGEQIEIAVKYDGYINRQREDVAQMKRLEETKIPADFDYDVVSGLSREITMKLKDIRPETLAQASRIPGVTPAAVQLVMITIRKNNQAKKSA, from the coding sequence ATGCATTATCCTAAAGTTTACGATGTCATTGTTATCGGTGGCGGTCACGCTGGTACGGAAGCAGCATTGGCTGCAGCGCGTATGGGTCGACAGACTCTGCTCTTAACTCATAACATTGAGACTTTAGGGCAGATGAGCTGTAACCCTGCGATTGGTGGTATTGGTAAATCTCACCTTGTACGTGAAATTGATGCTTTGGGCGGTGCAATGGCATTGGCTGCCGACAAAGGTGGTATTCAATTCCGTATTTTAAACTCACGTAAAGGTGCAGCTGTTCGTGCGACACGTGCGCAAGCGGACCGTATTCGTTATAAAGCTGCAATTCGCGATACCTTAGAAAACCAAGCGAATTTGGATATTTTCCAACAAGCGGCAGATGACTTAATTGTTGAAGGCGATACCGTAAAAGGTGTTGTGACCCAAATGGGTATTCGCTTTGATGCGAAAACTGTGGTGTTAACCACAGGTACATTCTTAGGCGGTGTGATCCACGTCGGTCTAGAAAAATCGAGCGGTGGTCGTGCCGGTGATCCACCTTCAATTTCATTGGCTGCACGTCTTCGTGAATTGAACTTGCCTGTCGGTCGTCTTAAAACAGGTACTCCACCACGTATTGATGCACGTTCAGTTGATTTTTCTGTGATGACCCCACAGCCGGGTGATTTCCCATCTCCAACGATGTCATTTATGGGTGATGCATCAATGCACCCTGAACAAATTAACTGTTACATCACCCATACTAATGAACGTACCCACGAGATTATTCGTGGCGGCTTAGATCGTTCACCGATGTATACCGGTAAAATTGAAGGTGTGGGTCCACGTTACTGCCCATCAATTGAAGATAAAATTCATAAATTTGCTGATAAAGACTCGCATCAAGTGTTCCTTGAACCTGAAGGTCTAGACACTCACGAACTTTATCCAAATGGTATTTCAACCTCTTTACCGTTTGATGTTCAGTTTGAATTAGTTCGCTCAATCCGTGGTATGGAAAATGCACATATCCTTCGTCCGGGTTATGCAATTGAATACGATTATTTCAACCCACAAGCGTTGAAATTCTCACTTGAAACAAAAGCCATTAATAACTTATATTTTGCTGGTCAAATTAACGGTACAACAGGTTATGAAGAAGCAGGTGCGCAAGGTTTGCTTGCAGGTCTAAACGCTGCACGCCGTGCTTGGGATCAAGAGCAATGGACACCGAAACGTGATGAAGCGTATATGGGTGTATTGGTTGATGACTTGATTACATTGGGTACCAAAGAACCGTACCGTATGTTTACCTCACGCGCGGAATACCGTTTGATGCTACGTGAAGACAATGCCGATCAACGTTTAACTGCAATTGGTCGTGAAATGGGTCTTGTGGATGATGAACGTTGGGCGTCTTTCTGCGAGAAAATGGAAGCGATTGAAGCGGAAAAAGGTCGTTTACAACATCTTTGGGCTGCGCCAAACAATCCTATGGGTAAAAAATTCATTGAGATGACCGGTGCTGACCTTTCTAAAGAATGCTCTGCGATTGACTTGCTTAAACGTCCAAACATTAACTTCGCGCAAATTGCTGAGCTAACAGATTCTAAAGTGTCTGCATTTGTTGGTGAGCAAATTGAAATTGCGGTGAAGTATGATGGTTATATCAACCGTCAGCGTGAAGATGTTGCTCAAATGAAGCGTTTGGAAGAAACAAAAATTCCTGCTGATTTTGATTACGATGTTGTTTCAGGTCTTTCTCGTGAAATTACCATGAAGTTGAAAGATATCCGTCCTGAAACACTTGCTCAAGCAAGCCGTATTCCGGGTGTGACACCCGCTGCTGTTCAATTGGTGATGATTACGATTCGTAAAAATAACCAAGCGAAAAAATCTGCATAA
- the pyrH gene encoding UMP kinase, with protein sequence MMDSKKPRFGRILLKLSGEALAGNKDMGIDAQVLDQMSLAIAHLVGLGVQVGIVVGGGNLYRGSQLQKDGLVGRVTGDQMGMLATVMNGLALRDALVRRNIKTRLLSALPIGTVVESYSSRDAIRHLTRGEVCVFVAGTGNPFFTTDTAACLRGIEIEADLILKATKVDGVYNKDPSKYEDAVKYDTLTFDQVLDEKLGVMDLTAICLCRDHNVPLQVFDMNKSGALLSVVMGEKEGTHVTN encoded by the coding sequence ATGATGGATTCTAAAAAGCCACGTTTTGGTCGCATCTTGTTGAAACTTTCAGGCGAAGCGCTTGCAGGTAATAAAGATATGGGTATCGATGCACAAGTGCTCGATCAAATGTCTTTGGCAATTGCTCACTTGGTAGGTTTAGGTGTTCAAGTGGGTATCGTTGTGGGTGGTGGTAACTTATACCGCGGTAGCCAATTGCAAAAAGATGGTTTGGTTGGTCGTGTAACAGGTGACCAAATGGGTATGCTAGCAACTGTGATGAATGGTTTGGCATTACGTGATGCACTTGTACGTCGTAATATCAAAACACGTTTATTATCAGCACTTCCAATTGGTACAGTGGTTGAGTCTTACTCAAGCCGTGATGCTATTCGTCACTTAACTCGTGGTGAAGTGTGCGTATTCGTGGCAGGTACAGGTAACCCATTCTTTACCACAGATACAGCGGCTTGCTTACGTGGTATTGAAATCGAAGCAGATTTGATCTTAAAAGCAACTAAAGTTGATGGCGTTTATAATAAAGACCCAAGCAAATATGAAGATGCTGTGAAATATGACACTTTAACTTTTGATCAAGTGCTTGATGAAAAATTAGGTGTTATGGACTTAACCGCAATTTGTTTATGCCGTGATCACAATGTACCTCTACAAGTATTCGATATGAATAAATCAGGTGCATTACTGTCAGTTGTGATGGGTGAAAAAGAGGGTACTCACGTTACGAACTAA
- a CDS encoding bile acid:sodium symporter family protein translates to MDSVFFMSLLPVLLAFLMMGLGLELTTTHFFRVLRKPKIIFITLFSQLVILTSLAFLICIVLELPPLLAVGLMLLAASPGGPTANIFSYLYKGDIALNISITAMSTLISIFTLPFILNLSLMYFLSEQTPVDLPAIKITQVFFITVIPVIIGMFIRARFPSLSITVNRPMRIFSIAFLIALFCFAIFKERYNLVEYFENIGIATILFCFSSLFVGYCVPILLGIRDEQARACTFEISIHNTAIAMTMAISVLGSTMIAVPAGIYTIVMYTFATLFGFIISRQPRVINTTKSGLQDS, encoded by the coding sequence ATGGATTCGGTTTTCTTTATGTCGTTATTACCGGTTTTACTCGCATTCCTCATGATGGGCTTGGGACTAGAACTAACGACAACACATTTTTTTCGGGTGCTGCGTAAACCTAAGATCATTTTTATTACTTTGTTTTCGCAATTAGTGATCTTAACCAGTCTGGCATTTCTAATCTGCATTGTGTTAGAGCTTCCTCCACTCCTTGCTGTGGGTCTAATGTTATTGGCTGCTTCACCTGGAGGCCCTACCGCCAATATTTTTAGTTATCTTTATAAAGGTGATATTGCACTCAATATTTCAATCACTGCAATGAGTACACTGATCTCCATTTTCACTTTACCTTTTATCTTAAATTTATCTTTGATGTACTTTTTGAGTGAGCAAACACCTGTCGACTTACCTGCCATTAAAATCACTCAGGTTTTCTTTATTACTGTCATCCCTGTCATTATCGGCATGTTTATTAGAGCACGCTTCCCTAGCCTATCTATTACCGTCAATCGCCCGATGCGGATCTTTTCAATTGCTTTTTTAATTGCCCTATTTTGTTTTGCCATCTTTAAAGAACGCTACAACCTTGTAGAATATTTCGAAAACATAGGGATTGCCACGATTTTATTCTGCTTTTCTAGTCTTTTTGTTGGGTACTGTGTGCCTATATTACTGGGTATTCGTGATGAGCAAGCCCGCGCATGTACCTTTGAAATTAGCATTCACAATACTGCGATTGCGATGACCATGGCGATCTCAGTACTCGGTAGTACGATGATTGCTGTACCTGCTGGGATTTATACAATCGTGATGTACACTTTCGCGACTTTATTCGGATTTATCATTAGTCGCCAACCCCGTGTAATTAACACGACAAAAAGTGGTTTACAAGATTCTTAA
- the glnG gene encoding nitrogen regulation protein NR(I) → MSRNKIWVIDDDRAMRWVLEKTFKEEGFDVTSFEEAQSALDQLAVDAPDVILTDIRMPGIDGLTFLGKVKNNYPDLPVIIMTAHSDLESAVSSYQTGAFEYLPKPFDIDEALALVNRAILHITKLQQQESAKAAPTIQSTEIIGESPAMQEVFRAIGRLSQSHITVLINGESGTGKELVAHALHRHSPRSNKPFIALNMAAIPKDLIETELFGHEKGAFTGANTQRQGRFEQANGGTLFLDEIGDMPFETQTRLLRVLADGEFYRVGGHTPVKVDVRIVAATHQDLEKLVHDGRFREDLYHRLNVIRIHIPKLAHRSEDIPMLAQHFLARAGKELGVNPKILRPETQEYMQKLPWQGNVRQLENTCRWLTVMITGREVYPEDLPPELKQIPIESLDLGTPIPNLNQIAPHHWDELLNQWAMQKLKNGEMKILDIATPMFERTLINAALQQTRGRKRHAAELLGWGRNTLTRKLKELGMDSADDDVEEEVES, encoded by the coding sequence ATGTCGCGAAATAAAATATGGGTCATTGATGACGATCGTGCCATGCGTTGGGTACTAGAAAAAACATTTAAAGAAGAAGGTTTCGACGTTACCAGTTTTGAAGAAGCACAATCTGCATTAGACCAACTTGCTGTAGATGCGCCTGATGTCATTCTGACTGATATTCGTATGCCCGGGATTGATGGTCTTACCTTTTTAGGTAAAGTCAAAAATAACTATCCTGACCTGCCTGTGATTATTATGACAGCGCATTCGGATTTAGAATCTGCCGTATCAAGTTATCAAACAGGTGCTTTTGAATATCTACCTAAGCCTTTTGATATTGATGAAGCTTTAGCTTTAGTGAATCGTGCGATTTTACACATTACTAAACTTCAGCAACAAGAGTCTGCAAAAGCAGCACCTACGATTCAATCAACAGAAATTATCGGTGAATCACCTGCAATGCAGGAAGTATTCCGTGCTATTGGACGTTTATCACAGTCGCACATTACCGTGCTGATTAACGGTGAATCAGGTACAGGTAAAGAACTTGTTGCCCATGCTTTACATCGACACTCACCTCGTAGTAATAAACCTTTTATTGCACTCAACATGGCTGCAATTCCAAAGGACTTGATTGAAACCGAGTTATTTGGTCATGAAAAAGGTGCCTTTACTGGCGCGAATACACAACGTCAAGGACGTTTTGAACAAGCCAATGGCGGTACATTATTCCTCGATGAAATCGGCGATATGCCATTTGAAACGCAAACACGTTTACTCCGTGTCCTTGCAGATGGCGAATTTTATCGTGTCGGTGGTCATACACCTGTTAAAGTCGATGTACGTATTGTCGCGGCGACTCACCAAGACCTCGAAAAATTGGTTCACGATGGTCGTTTCCGTGAAGACTTGTATCACCGCCTAAACGTTATTCGTATTCATATTCCTAAACTTGCTCACCGTTCGGAAGATATTCCAATGTTGGCTCAGCACTTCCTGGCACGTGCGGGTAAAGAGTTAGGTGTAAATCCAAAAATTTTACGCCCTGAAACGCAGGAATATATGCAAAAACTGCCATGGCAAGGGAACGTGCGTCAACTTGAGAATACCTGCCGCTGGTTGACGGTCATGATTACAGGTCGTGAAGTTTACCCTGAAGATTTACCACCTGAACTCAAACAGATTCCAATCGAGAGTCTTGATCTCGGCACGCCTATTCCAAACCTAAATCAGATTGCACCGCACCATTGGGATGAATTACTCAATCAATGGGCAATGCAAAAGCTGAAAAACGGCGAAATGAAAATTCTAGACATTGCGACGCCGATGTTTGAACGCACATTAATTAATGCTGCACTTCAACAAACCCGTGGTCGTAAACGTCATGCTGCCGAGCTTTTAGGTTGGGGTCGAAATACCTTAACCCGTAAACTCAAAGAACTCGGTATGGATTCCGCTGACGATGACGTCGAAGAAGAAGTCGAAAGTTAA
- the glnL gene encoding nitrogen regulation protein NR(II): MDQPNLIDYRLLVDNLTTAILLVDSDLNIFYMNSACETLFDISLLRASGTSVLNILHIPTDEFNTEEALNNTLQTGQPYTRREATINVNFKDMHVDYTASQLNTGRPYHPLLLIELNPRDRMLKISKEENFIQQHQVARQLIRGVAHEIKNPLGGIRGATQLLARSLDNPEYKEFTDIIINEVDRLRNLADTMLGSRQLPSYEMVNVHEPLERVRSLIANQTKKKIKITRDYDLSLPEVMADRDQLIQVMLNICANAVQAMTENKEFFVDHQPELVLRTRIQRLFTINGVIHRSVVRIDIQDNGPGVPDDIIESVFYPLVTSRAKGTGLGLSIAQNIMHQHNGMIDCQSVPGKTVFSLYLPWESEHVAK; the protein is encoded by the coding sequence ATGGATCAGCCAAATTTGATCGACTATCGCCTTTTGGTCGACAACCTTACTACTGCGATTTTATTGGTCGACAGTGATTTAAATATCTTCTATATGAATTCGGCTTGTGAAACCCTTTTTGACATTAGTTTATTACGTGCCTCTGGCACATCGGTCCTTAATATTCTCCACATCCCTACAGATGAATTTAATACTGAGGAAGCCCTGAATAACACGCTGCAAACTGGTCAACCCTACACCCGCCGTGAAGCAACGATTAATGTCAACTTTAAAGACATGCATGTGGACTACACCGCATCACAACTCAATACCGGTCGCCCATACCATCCATTGCTTCTCATTGAGCTTAACCCACGTGATCGGATGTTAAAAATTTCTAAAGAAGAAAATTTCATTCAGCAGCATCAAGTGGCTCGTCAATTGATTCGTGGTGTAGCGCATGAAATCAAAAACCCACTCGGTGGTATTCGCGGCGCAACTCAGCTCTTGGCACGTAGTTTAGACAATCCTGAATATAAAGAGTTCACCGACATTATTATTAATGAAGTGGATCGTTTGCGTAATCTAGCAGATACCATGCTCGGTTCGCGTCAACTTCCAAGCTATGAAATGGTCAATGTGCATGAACCATTAGAACGTGTGCGCTCACTGATTGCCAATCAAACTAAGAAAAAAATCAAAATTACCCGTGATTACGATTTATCACTACCTGAAGTGATGGCTGATCGTGATCAACTGATTCAGGTCATGCTGAATATCTGTGCCAATGCCGTCCAAGCCATGACTGAAAATAAAGAATTCTTTGTGGATCATCAGCCTGAATTGGTCTTAAGAACACGTATTCAGCGTTTATTTACCATTAATGGTGTGATTCACCGTTCGGTAGTTCGTATTGATATTCAAGATAATGGTCCAGGTGTACCTGATGACATTATTGAATCTGTGTTTTACCCGCTTGTAACCAGCCGTGCTAAAGGTACTGGGCTTGGTTTAAGTATTGCTCAAAATATTATGCATCAACATAACGGAATGATTGATTGCCAATCTGTTCCTGGAAAAACCGTATTTAGCTTATATTTACCTTGGGAGTCAGAACATGTCGCGAAATAA
- the mhpT gene encoding 3-(3-hydroxy-phenyl)propionate transporter MhpT, which yields MASIQQNKLQKFLVIFLCFWVAFFEGFDLQAPGLAAKGIAETFSLDQVQMGYVFSLGVFGMLFGAFFGGRIADYLGQKKVLMLSISIFGAFMALTAVATSVEVLYVARFLTGLGLGAAMPTMISVVGDEATEANRGKLNSLMYCGLPVGAIFVAGLAILFKDISWHTLFLIGGLAPLLLLPFMAFILKEKVQVQAEKQSVPPMAEVLFKTEQYKRTIPLWVGFFFTLMINYILISWLPNLLMEQGLSKQQAFSIMLIFQVGALAGTLGLGFMLDRLKLWQMAAIIYIGLALALILLFTSKVIPLLILAGLMGGIFSTGGQSILYGISPIFYSGTGKVTGVGSAISLGRLGAMTGPLLSGKILALGLGTTGVLMASLPAVVISAVAVTALSQYKSKIK from the coding sequence ATGGCATCAATACAACAAAATAAATTACAAAAGTTTTTAGTCATATTTTTATGTTTTTGGGTGGCATTTTTCGAGGGCTTTGATTTACAAGCACCGGGTCTTGCTGCAAAAGGCATAGCTGAAACTTTTAGCCTAGATCAGGTTCAAATGGGGTACGTCTTTAGTTTGGGCGTTTTCGGTATGTTGTTTGGTGCGTTCTTTGGTGGGCGTATTGCTGATTATTTAGGGCAAAAGAAAGTACTGATGTTATCGATCTCAATCTTTGGTGCATTTATGGCATTAACTGCCGTGGCAACAAGTGTTGAGGTGCTTTATGTCGCGCGCTTCTTAACGGGCTTGGGATTGGGTGCTGCAATGCCGACTATGATTTCAGTGGTGGGTGATGAAGCTACAGAAGCTAATCGTGGTAAGTTAAACAGTTTGATGTATTGTGGTTTGCCGGTAGGGGCTATTTTTGTTGCCGGCCTTGCCATTTTGTTTAAAGATATTTCTTGGCATACCTTGTTTTTAATTGGTGGTTTAGCGCCGTTGCTATTGCTTCCATTTATGGCATTTATCTTAAAAGAGAAAGTGCAAGTTCAAGCCGAGAAACAAAGTGTTCCGCCGATGGCAGAAGTATTGTTTAAAACCGAACAATATAAACGCACTATTCCATTGTGGGTGGGTTTCTTCTTTACATTGATGATTAACTACATTCTGATTAGTTGGTTGCCAAACTTATTGATGGAACAAGGTTTATCAAAACAACAAGCATTTAGTATTATGCTGATCTTCCAAGTAGGCGCATTGGCAGGCACGCTTGGCTTGGGCTTTATGCTTGACCGTTTAAAACTTTGGCAAATGGCAGCGATTATCTACATCGGTTTAGCACTTGCTTTGATTCTGTTATTTACAAGTAAAGTGATTCCATTGCTTATTCTTGCTGGCTTAATGGGTGGGATTTTCTCAACAGGTGGTCAGTCGATTCTTTACGGTATTTCACCTATCTTCTACTCAGGTACAGGTAAAGTCACTGGCGTAGGCAGTGCAATTTCCTTAGGGCGCTTGGGTGCCATGACTGGACCGTTATTGTCAGGAAAAATCTTGGCACTAGGTTTGGGCACAACGGGGGTGTTGATGGCGAGTTTACCTGCCGTTGTGATTTCAGCGGTAGCAGTGACTGCGTTATCTCAATACAAATCTAAAATCAAATAA